A genomic region of Gloeocapsopsis dulcis contains the following coding sequences:
- a CDS encoding TonB-dependent receptor plug domain-containing protein — protein sequence MGITAIVALQQRTGWVALSWLGAIALMIASAPVTYGADILEISQSASDLLEADETAIAPPLDWQQNWSIAQSSEPTLVESDIESIRITVTDRILDQPVYGPFRREATVRESTRPVYVINREQIEAQGARTVQEALRYLPGILSDGTAGGQLGALSSQFIRGANSAQVLILLDGRPINDVGFFGGFDLSNFTTDAVERIELLPGGGSTLYGSDALGGVINIITRSPSETPEVTARGAIGSFGLNEQSIQARGSSGDVGWALGYSRIESNNDFPFRIDRIDLDDRRRNADVLYNNLNLNLEKLGDRDTLSFSAIYQTKIFGVAGGIPIPNSIGAFNTLTPDAEQYTDEVLLGLTWRSRLGNGEDSLLTSRIFTDFLQYNYNNPDPATFGTRDDVNRRSLGVQVQHNWHAANQTLTYGVDYRNTRSRNTTFSYSTGVTDINYDGDIHQGALFASYEVNFSPSFSVNLGARQDFNSLVNGSFTSPSIGAQLVLSPSTTLRANYARSFRAPQISNLEGLAAFNVVGNPDLAPETGDSIDIGIDQQLGDIGLFRLTAFSNHISNLINFRFGSPSTYENIGQVRTLGLEADLNLQLSRYVYAFAHYTLNEPRITEDRDSTIEGNILSFRDANQLNVGLVYETPIGVYAAVILRNLSDFFVNNTNTESLSGFTAIDLRLRVPLNETVVLNGSVDNVFDRQSEQFPGYPAVGRSFRLGVSATF from the coding sequence GTGGGAATAACTGCAATTGTCGCGTTACAACAAAGAACAGGATGGGTGGCATTGAGTTGGTTGGGGGCGATCGCGCTAATGATTGCGTCTGCTCCAGTTACCTATGGCGCTGATATTTTAGAAATCTCTCAATCTGCTTCTGACTTGTTAGAAGCGGATGAAACAGCGATCGCACCTCCGCTCGATTGGCAACAGAATTGGTCAATCGCGCAATCCTCTGAGCCAACTTTAGTTGAAAGCGATATAGAATCTATTCGCATTACTGTCACGGATAGAATTCTCGATCAACCTGTCTATGGTCCATTCCGACGCGAGGCAACCGTTAGAGAATCTACTCGTCCCGTTTATGTCATCAATCGCGAACAGATTGAAGCGCAAGGAGCAAGGACAGTCCAAGAAGCGTTGCGCTACCTGCCAGGAATTTTGAGCGATGGTACAGCAGGTGGACAGTTAGGCGCGCTTAGCAGTCAGTTCATTCGAGGAGCCAATTCTGCTCAGGTTTTGATTTTGTTAGACGGTCGTCCCATCAATGATGTAGGTTTTTTTGGCGGGTTCGATCTGTCTAATTTTACGACTGATGCTGTGGAACGAATTGAATTGCTACCAGGCGGAGGTTCCACGCTCTACGGTTCGGATGCCCTGGGTGGAGTGATTAATATCATTACGCGCTCGCCTTCTGAAACGCCCGAAGTGACAGCAAGAGGAGCTATTGGTAGTTTTGGGCTAAACGAGCAGTCGATTCAAGCGCGGGGAAGCAGCGGTGATGTTGGCTGGGCACTGGGCTATAGCCGAATTGAATCTAACAATGATTTCCCATTTCGGATTGATCGCATCGATCTTGACGATCGCCGTCGCAATGCCGATGTCTTGTATAACAACCTCAACCTTAACCTAGAAAAATTGGGCGATCGCGACACCCTGAGTTTCAGTGCTATTTACCAAACCAAAATCTTTGGAGTTGCCGGAGGCATTCCCATTCCCAATAGCATTGGTGCATTTAATACTCTAACTCCCGATGCCGAGCAATACACCGACGAGGTGTTACTAGGGTTAACATGGCGATCGCGCTTGGGAAATGGAGAAGACTCATTACTGACTAGCCGCATCTTCACCGATTTCTTGCAATACAACTACAACAACCCTGACCCTGCAACCTTTGGTACGCGGGACGACGTAAACCGGCGATCGCTTGGCGTTCAGGTGCAGCACAACTGGCATGCGGCTAACCAAACGCTGACTTACGGCGTAGACTATCGCAACACGCGATCGCGAAACACTACTTTTAGTTACAGTACAGGTGTAACTGATATCAACTACGACGGTGATATTCATCAAGGAGCGCTGTTTGCCAGCTACGAAGTCAATTTTTCTCCCAGTTTTAGTGTCAACCTCGGCGCACGGCAAGACTTCAACAGTTTAGTAAATGGCTCGTTCACTTCCCCTAGCATTGGTGCGCAGCTGGTACTGAGTCCAAGCACAACCCTGCGGGCAAACTATGCCCGTAGTTTTCGAGCACCGCAGATTTCCAATTTGGAAGGATTAGCGGCATTTAATGTGGTTGGCAATCCCGATCTAGCACCTGAAACTGGAGATAGCATTGATATTGGGATCGATCAACAACTCGGTGATATTGGGCTGTTTAGACTGACTGCTTTCAGCAATCACATCAGTAATCTGATCAACTTTCGCTTTGGTTCGCCCAGTACTTATGAGAATATTGGACAGGTGAGAACCCTTGGTTTAGAAGCTGATTTGAACCTACAACTGTCGCGCTATGTTTATGCTTTTGCTCACTACACGCTGAACGAGCCGCGCATTACTGAAGATCGCGATTCAACTATTGAAGGAAACATCCTCAGTTTTCGAGATGCTAATCAGCTTAATGTGGGTTTGGTATACGAAACACCTATTGGCGTTTATGCAGCGGTCATTCTACGAAATCTTAGTGATTTCTTTGTCAACAACACTAATACCGAGTCACTCTCTGGCTTCACGGCTATTGATCTGCGACTGCGTGTCCCCCTGAATGAAACTGTTGTTTTGAACGGTAGCGTGGACAATGTGTTTGATCGACAGTCCGAGCAGTTCCCAGGTTATCCTGCGGTGGGTCGTAGTTTTCGTCTAGGTGTTAGTGCGACGTTTTAG
- the thrS gene encoding threonine--tRNA ligase encodes MVSQLSRPQEEQVLLQSDPQTLLRIRHTCAHVLAMAVQTLFPETKVTIGPWTDTGFYYDFDRKAAFTPDDLTQIESEMRRIIKANLPIIQEVVDRSQIRAEIEQLNEPYKLEILDSIPPDEPITRYFIGCVDTLQGRPEPSLFHISTDALTQKRIGKDCWWDLCAGPHLNYTGEINPDAFTLESVAGAYWRGSETKPQLQRIYGTAWKTPEQLQAYLQQKEEAKRRDHRKLGQQLDLFSIQEDVGGGLVFWHPKGARMRLLIEDYWRQAHLDAGYELLYTPHIANLDLWKTSGHFDFYRENMFDQMEIEAQQYQLKPMNCPFHVLTYQSHLHSYRELPIRWAELGTVYRYERSGVLHGLMRVRGFTQDDAHIFCLPEQVADEILGVLNLTEKILSDFGFTQYEVYLSTRPHKSVGTDDIWQLATDALVQALDCKNWAYFTDEGGGAFYGPKIDIKIKDAIGRLWQCSTIQVDFNLPERFDMEYVAADGSRQRPIMIHRAIFGSLERFFGILIENYAGDFPLWLAPVQVRLLPVSDEQHSYAAAIALQLKPLGYRVEVDNSGDRLGKQIRTAELEKIPVVAVIGKREVEQQTLSVRTRHAGELGTLKLTELTEKMQAAIAQKSIL; translated from the coding sequence ATGGTCAGTCAATTGAGCCGTCCTCAAGAGGAGCAAGTCTTACTCCAAAGCGATCCACAAACCTTATTGCGGATTCGTCACACCTGTGCCCATGTTCTGGCAATGGCAGTACAGACGCTGTTTCCAGAAACAAAAGTGACGATTGGACCCTGGACAGACACAGGTTTCTACTATGACTTTGACCGCAAAGCAGCTTTTACCCCCGATGACCTGACCCAGATTGAATCAGAAATGCGGCGGATTATCAAAGCGAATCTGCCCATCATTCAGGAAGTGGTAGACCGGAGCCAGATTCGAGCAGAAATTGAGCAACTCAACGAACCATACAAGCTGGAAATCCTCGACAGCATTCCTCCAGATGAGCCAATTACCCGTTACTTTATTGGCTGCGTAGATACTCTGCAAGGCAGGCCAGAGCCTTCGTTATTTCACATTTCTACCGACGCTCTTACACAAAAACGCATCGGAAAAGACTGCTGGTGGGATCTGTGTGCCGGACCCCACCTCAACTACACCGGAGAAATTAACCCCGATGCCTTTACCTTAGAGAGCGTTGCAGGTGCTTACTGGCGAGGGAGTGAGACGAAGCCGCAACTGCAGCGGATTTATGGTACAGCCTGGAAGACTCCAGAACAGCTACAGGCTTATCTCCAACAAAAAGAGGAAGCCAAGCGGCGCGACCACCGCAAACTGGGGCAGCAGCTTGATTTATTTAGCATCCAGGAAGATGTCGGAGGGGGACTCGTCTTCTGGCATCCCAAAGGGGCACGGATGCGTTTGCTGATTGAGGACTATTGGCGCCAGGCTCACCTGGATGCAGGCTATGAACTGCTCTACACGCCTCACATTGCCAACCTCGATCTCTGGAAAACGTCGGGGCACTTCGACTTCTACCGCGAGAATATGTTTGACCAGATGGAGATTGAGGCGCAGCAGTATCAACTGAAGCCGATGAACTGCCCATTTCATGTGCTGACGTACCAGAGTCATCTACATTCCTATCGAGAGTTGCCGATTCGCTGGGCAGAGTTAGGCACGGTCTATCGCTACGAGCGCTCAGGCGTGTTGCATGGTTTGATGCGGGTGCGCGGCTTTACCCAAGATGATGCTCATATTTTTTGCTTACCCGAACAGGTGGCAGATGAAATTTTAGGCGTATTGAATCTGACTGAGAAGATTCTTTCAGACTTTGGCTTTACGCAATATGAGGTTTATCTATCGACTCGCCCTCACAAATCGGTTGGTACTGATGATATTTGGCAATTGGCAACTGATGCTTTAGTTCAAGCCTTAGATTGTAAGAATTGGGCTTACTTCACCGATGAAGGTGGCGGTGCGTTTTACGGTCCTAAGATTGACATCAAGATTAAAGATGCGATCGGTCGGTTATGGCAATGCTCGACAATCCAGGTTGATTTCAACTTGCCGGAACGGTTTGACATGGAATATGTCGCTGCCGATGGCTCTCGTCAACGCCCGATTATGATTCACCGCGCCATCTTTGGCTCGTTAGAGCGCTTCTTCGGTATCTTGATTGAAAACTATGCGGGTGATTTTCCGCTGTGGCTAGCTCCGGTGCAAGTACGATTGCTTCCTGTGAGTGACGAGCAGCACAGTTATGCAGCAGCGATCGCTTTGCAACTAAAACCCTTAGGCTATCGAGTTGAGGTGGATAACAGTGGCGATCGCCTTGGTAAGCAAATTCGTACCGCAGAACTGGAGAAAATTCCCGTTGTTGCGGTCATTGGCAAGCGCGAAGTCGAGCAACAAACCTTGAGCGTGCGCACGCGTCATGCAGGCGAATTGGGAACGCTCAAACTCACCGAGTTAACCGAGAAAATGCAAGCGGCGATCGCCCAAAAATCTATCCTTTAA
- a CDS encoding type II toxin-antitoxin system RelE/ParE family toxin: MDIVFKDKKFEKECNNQRLLEKNYGQKRAKRIRRRLDDLLAADTLEDMTNIPGRCHELGENRWGQIALDLDHPYRLIFEPANEPIPTKLDGGIDRTKITAVRILGVEDYHG, translated from the coding sequence ATGGATATTGTATTTAAAGATAAGAAATTTGAAAAAGAGTGCAATAACCAGAGGCTTCTAGAAAAAAACTATGGTCAAAAAAGAGCTAAACGCATTCGGCGACGGCTTGATGATTTACTTGCTGCCGACACACTTGAGGATATGACAAACATTCCAGGACGGTGTCACGAATTGGGTGAAAATCGTTGGGGGCAAATCGCCCTAGATTTAGATCACCCATACAGACTAATATTCGAGCCAGCAAATGAACCAATTCCTACCAAACTTGATGGTGGCATCGATAGGACTAAAATAACTGCTGTTAGAATTCTCGGCGTGGAGGATTATCATGGGTAA
- a CDS encoding HigA family addiction module antitoxin translates to MGNVIQNQYTPDYVSPPGETLEEILEERDMSQAELAERTGRPRKTISEIINAKAAITPETALQLERVLGIPASFWNNRERHYREALARKEEQERLSKQVEWLNQLPVKDMVKKRWIQFYQDKVEQLREVLNFFGVASPDQLQMVLSGTNVYFRKSPKSPSDKNAVAAWLRRGEIEADEIKCTPYNANKFKEALQQVRALTVEPPEIFQSEVVRLCAVAGVAVVFVPELPKTQVCGATRWLSPDKALIQLSLRYKTDDHLWFAFFHESGHILKHGKRELFLEFKESQLDKEEKEADTFAADLLIPPTEFKRFLASGKQRSKDGIRQFALEIGIAPGIVVGRLQHDGILPPSHCNELKCKLR, encoded by the coding sequence ATGGGTAACGTAATTCAAAATCAATACACGCCAGACTATGTATCCCCTCCTGGTGAAACCCTTGAGGAGATCCTTGAGGAGCGTGATATGTCGCAGGCAGAATTGGCAGAAAGGACGGGGCGACCCAGGAAGACAATTAGCGAAATTATCAACGCTAAAGCTGCAATTACTCCAGAGACAGCATTACAGTTAGAGCGTGTTTTAGGTATCCCAGCCAGTTTTTGGAATAATCGGGAACGACATTACCGAGAAGCTTTAGCACGGAAGGAAGAGCAAGAGCGTTTATCCAAGCAAGTGGAGTGGCTCAACCAATTACCTGTGAAGGATATGGTTAAAAAAAGATGGATTCAGTTCTATCAAGACAAAGTTGAGCAACTGCGGGAAGTGCTAAATTTTTTCGGCGTAGCCTCTCCTGATCAATTGCAAATGGTTTTGAGCGGCACTAATGTGTACTTTCGGAAATCTCCTAAGTCGCCAAGCGACAAGAATGCTGTTGCCGCTTGGCTGCGTCGAGGGGAAATAGAAGCAGATGAGATTAAATGCACTCCCTATAACGCCAACAAATTTAAGGAGGCACTGCAACAAGTTCGCGCTTTGACTGTTGAACCGCCAGAAATTTTTCAGTCGGAAGTAGTACGTTTGTGTGCCGTTGCTGGTGTGGCTGTAGTTTTTGTACCGGAACTGCCCAAAACACAGGTTTGTGGAGCCACTCGTTGGTTAAGCCCAGATAAAGCGCTGATTCAACTTAGTCTGCGCTATAAAACTGACGATCACTTGTGGTTTGCCTTCTTTCATGAGTCGGGTCACATTCTCAAGCATGGCAAGCGGGAGCTATTCCTTGAATTTAAGGAAAGTCAGCTAGATAAGGAAGAAAAAGAGGCAGATACATTCGCCGCAGATCTACTCATTCCCCCAACTGAATTTAAGCGATTCTTAGCATCTGGTAAACAAAGGAGCAAAGATGGTATCCGGCAGTTTGCTTTAGAAATTGGAATTGCACCTGGAATTGTAGTCGGAAGGCTTCAGCATGACGGGATATTACCACCTAGTCACTGCAATGAACTCAAATGCAAACTTAGATAG
- a CDS encoding IS6 family transposase: MSTQTLFKWRHFLPEIILLNVRWYCRYSLSYRDLEEMMQERGVEVDHSTINRWVLKYAPELDKHIRRHLKPTNDSWRVDETYIKVKDVWKYLYRAVDSEGNTLDFMLSAKRDGKAAARFFRKVLKGQHTQVPRVITVDKNAAYPVAVETLRGDEMIDKETQLRQSKYLNNVVEQDHRNIKRSVRPMMGFKSFNSARRTLSGIEAMNMIRKGQVNGVDRGDSVSQARFIESIFEIAA, translated from the coding sequence ATGTCTACTCAGACTCTGTTTAAGTGGCGGCACTTTTTGCCCGAAATCATCCTGCTCAATGTTCGCTGGTATTGCCGTTACTCTCTCAGCTACCGAGATTTAGAGGAGATGATGCAGGAACGAGGGGTAGAGGTGGATCACTCGACGATTAACCGATGGGTGTTGAAATATGCACCAGAACTAGACAAACATATTCGACGGCATCTAAAACCGACAAACGATTCTTGGAGGGTGGACGAAACGTATATCAAGGTCAAGGACGTGTGGAAGTATCTATATCGTGCTGTCGATTCGGAAGGCAATACCCTCGACTTTATGTTGAGTGCAAAGCGGGATGGCAAGGCAGCGGCACGATTCTTTCGCAAGGTTTTGAAGGGTCAGCACACCCAGGTTCCACGGGTCATTACCGTTGATAAAAATGCGGCTTATCCCGTCGCGGTCGAGACGTTGAGAGGTGATGAAATGATTGACAAGGAGACCCAATTGAGGCAGAGCAAATATTTGAATAATGTCGTTGAGCAGGATCATCGGAACATTAAGCGGAGCGTGAGACCGATGATGGGGTTCAAGTCGTTCAATAGTGCGAGGAGAACCCTGAGCGGAATTGAAGCGATGAACATGATCAGAAAAGGACAAGTGAACGGAGTCGATCGAGGGGACAGTGTATCTCAAGCAAGATTTATTGAATCAATCTTTGAAATTGCTGCATAA
- a CDS encoding family 10 glycosylhydrolase, whose amino-acid sequence MTRSNFQLIRKHRRQIPQCLQRTFVICALFWLILSLWQAPVVSSGQLNTQELRGVWMTNLGAALMYYTTRMDEAVAHIAEHRLNTIYLAVWNRGYTLHPSTIAFQAGGKMRDPLTLLLLLPFQDSLLGLVHQTRRQHLRLIPWFEYGQELRS is encoded by the coding sequence ATGACACGCTCAAATTTCCAACTAATTAGAAAGCATCGGCGGCAAATTCCTCAGTGCTTGCAACGAACGTTCGTCATCTGCGCTTTATTTTGGCTGATATTATCGCTTTGGCAAGCACCAGTCGTTTCGTCAGGTCAACTCAATACGCAAGAGCTACGCGGCGTGTGGATGACTAATCTTGGCGCAGCGCTAATGTACTACACAACCCGTATGGATGAAGCAGTAGCACATATTGCTGAGCATCGCCTTAATACAATTTATCTAGCAGTGTGGAATCGGGGTTATACGCTTCATCCCAGTACAATTGCTTTCCAAGCGGGAGGTAAGATGCGCGATCCACTCACCTTGCTGCTACTGCTACCTTTTCAAGACTCGCTCTTGGGGTTGGTTCATCAGACACGCCGCCAACACTTACGCCTCATTCCTTGGTTTGAGTATGGCCAGGAGTTACGCAGTTGA